In one Poecilia reticulata strain Guanapo linkage group LG8, Guppy_female_1.0+MT, whole genome shotgun sequence genomic region, the following are encoded:
- the LOC103469311 gene encoding myeloid-associated differentiation marker homolog, whose amino-acid sequence MVTLDVKTLTVPVGILRILAVVFTCVTFSLVASVGHIGXSFWAWCMFSWCFCFSVTLIILVLEFTSLSSKLPISWDDFTTAFAMLATLMVLAASILYSIFFTCSTCGKQIAACVLSFLTFILYAVEVGLTRAKPGEISGFLSTVPGLLKVLEAFVACIIFICVDLLLYDLLPGLQWCVAVYSICFIISFLIIILTIGRLLSRFPAPFNKVLIVCNVLAVLMYITAAVIWPFYIFXJYPXPXXCXXXCXWSLAXVITLMTYFNLIAYIVDTVYSFRLVFFTTPA is encoded by the exons ATGGTTACCCTGGATGTTAAGACGCTTACGGTACCTGTGGGTATTTTGAGGATACTGGCAGTCGTTTTCACGTGCGTCACTTTCAGCTTGGTTGCATCTGTGGGTCATATYGGGWWCTCATTTTGGGCATGGTGCATGTTCTCTTGGTGCTTCTGCTTCTCGGTCACCCTCATCATTCTGGTCCTGGAGTTCACCAGCCTCAGCTCGAAGCTGCCCATCTCCTGGGATGATTTTACCACCGCCTTTGCCATGTTGGCCACYCTAATG GTGCTCGCAGCGTCCATCCTCTACTCCATCTTCTTCACTTGTAGTACTTGTGGTAAACAGATTGCAGCCTgcgttttgtcttttctgaccTTCATCCTCTACGCTGTCGAGGTTGGACTGACTCGGGCCAAGCCTGGTGAAATCAGTGGGTTCCTCTCCACTGTGCCGGGCCTGCTCAAAGTTCTGGAGGCCTTCGTGGCCTGCATCATCTTCATCTGTGTGGACCTTTTGCTGTACGACTTGCTTCCAGGTCTCCAGTGGTGTGTTGCCGTCTATTCCATTTGTTTCATYATTTCCTTCCTCATCATTATTTTAACTATCGGCCGCCTGTTGTCCCGTTTCCCTGCACCTTTTAACAAAGTTCTGATAGTCTGCAATGTGCTGGCCGTGCTAATGTacatcacagctgctgtcatCTGGCCTTTCTACATMTTTSAKWTATATCCYARACCAWKMTMCTGCMCTRWGSTSTGTSKGTGGAGTTTGGCTRTTGTTATAACTTTAATGACCTATTTCAATCTGATTGCTTATATTGTTGACACAGTATATTCTTTCAGGTTGGTTTTCTTCACCACTCCAGCATAA
- the LOC103469310 gene encoding myeloid-associated differentiation marker-like codes for MVYMNLKSITQPVGILRILAVIVTCTSFSLAASAIPNTSPYWAWCIFTWVFCCFFTLLILILEFTTISTKVPFAWEDFTGAFAILSSVMCLFAAIMYPTFFACNTCDLQIGASVVSWVCVAVYVAEVVLTRLRPSGQDSGFLSTPPGIMKMLESFFACLIFLSLEIGHYSGHQNATGLNWCIAVYSLCFILTITIILLTLGKITDYVAFPFDKVVIVCNVLAAVMYLTAMVMWPLYSFHNNKRPATCGRLCLWDKLVLITVMTIINSIVYLLDSIYSILLVFFLRNE; via the coding sequence ATGGTCTACATGAATTTGAAATCCATCACCCAGCCTGTGGGGATCTTACGAATACTGGCGGTCATTGTCACCTGCACAAGCTTCAGCCTGGCGGCCTCAGCGATACCTAACACCTCGCCGTACTGGGCATGGTGCATCTTCACCTgggtcttctgctgcttcttcaccCTTCTCATCCTCATCCTGGAGTTCACCACCATCAGCACCAAAGTGCCTTTTGCCTGGGAGGACTTCACTGGTGCCTTTGCTATTCTGTCAAGTGTAATGTGCCTTTTCGCCGCCATCATGTACCCCACCTTTTTCGCCTGCAACACKTGTGACCTCCAGATTGGAGCCTCCGTGGTGTCCTGGGTTTGTGTTGCGGTGTACGTGGCCGAGGTGGTCCTGACACGCCTTCGCCCGAGTGGGCAGGACAGTGGATTTCTCTCCACGCCGCCGGGAATAATGAAGATGCTGGAGAGCTTCTTTGCGTGTCTCATCTTCCTGTCATTGGAAATTGGCCACTACTCAGGTCATCAGAACGCCACAGGACTGAACTGGTGTATAGCTGTGTACTCCCTGTGTTTCATTTTAACCATCACCATAATCCTGCTCACTCTTGGAAAAATTACCGATTATGTTGCTTTCCCTTTCGACAAGGTTGTGATTGTCTGTAATGTTTTGGCAGCGGTGATGTACCTGACGGCCATGGTTATGTGGCCACTGTATTCGTTTCACAACAATAAGAGACCAGCGACCTGTGGCCGCCTCTGTCTCTGGGATAAATTGGTTCTAATCACCGTTATGACAATCATCAACTCTATTGTGTACCTGCTGGACTCAATCTACTCCATACTTCTAgtcttttttctcagaaatgaaTGA